One stretch of Lysobacter sp. TY2-98 DNA includes these proteins:
- a CDS encoding twin transmembrane helix small protein, with product MKTLFVLGFLALITYNLGAGLYYMLADKGTSKRTVDALTKRIVLSVVLILLICAGIGTGYIQPHGVGA from the coding sequence ATGAAGACCCTGTTCGTCCTCGGCTTCCTCGCGCTCATCACCTACAACCTGGGCGCCGGCCTCTACTACATGCTCGCGGACAAAGGCACGAGCAAGCGCACCGTCGATGCACTGACCAAGCGCATCGTGCTTTCGGTAGTACTGATCCTCCTGATCTGCGCCGGCATCGGTACGGGTTACATCCAGCCGCACGGCGTCGGCGCGTAA
- a CDS encoding M13 family metallopeptidase, with protein MGRLASSLRLALVSAGLVLSTGGAVAAGTSQDFLAAHLDTSVDPGVDFFQYANGGWLKAHPIPKSESSWGIGNEVDDELYARLRTISESAAKTGGDAGSDTQKIGDFWATAMDTAKADQLGVRPLDTELARIDAIRSSKDVLDTVFAFKPIGVSSLFRVGISQDDKDSATMAVRVSQGGLGLPERDFYFNPEAGVAKLRTAYVAHIARSFELLGRKPNDAKAAAEKVMAFETALAKASRKLEDLRDPEKNYNKMSPAELTAKYTPSIDWTARLAAWNLKPSYVIVGQPEFFAAEEKLLRATPVPVLQDYLRYHLVDSYAEYLSTAFDTEYFDFHGRAMSGQQEQRPRWKRVLDEENDAMGMVLGRIFVGEYFPATSKQRYAAMVEAIRDTYRARIERLDWMGADTKTKALAKLASITPKVGYPDHWKDYSALVVGRESYAANVMNAQRWQFQDNLSKFGKPVDRTEWDMTPQTYNAYYNPSNNEIVLPAAIFMVPGVPDAEVDDAVAYGYVAASTIGHEITHGFDDEGRQFDAKGNLSGWWTAEDAARFTTAAQKMVDQFNAYEPLPGLHINGKASLGENIADYGGVLLGLEAFQKTAQYKEGKSMGGLTPTQRYFLGYALGWMSQQREEKLRQRLLSDVHAPAKWRVLGPMSNIPEFYDAFHVKPGQPMWREPADRVRIW; from the coding sequence ATGGGCCGCCTCGCGTCCTCCCTGCGCCTTGCGCTCGTTTCCGCCGGCCTCGTGCTCTCCACCGGTGGCGCCGTCGCCGCGGGCACGTCGCAGGACTTCCTCGCCGCGCACCTCGATACGTCGGTCGATCCGGGCGTGGACTTCTTCCAATACGCGAACGGCGGCTGGCTGAAGGCGCATCCGATCCCGAAGTCCGAGTCGAGCTGGGGCATTGGCAACGAGGTCGACGACGAACTGTATGCGCGCCTGCGCACGATCAGCGAGTCCGCGGCGAAGACCGGTGGCGACGCCGGCAGCGACACGCAGAAGATCGGCGACTTCTGGGCGACGGCGATGGATACGGCGAAGGCCGACCAGCTGGGCGTCCGCCCGCTGGACACCGAACTCGCACGCATCGACGCGATCCGCTCGTCGAAGGACGTGCTCGACACCGTGTTCGCGTTCAAGCCGATCGGCGTGAGCAGCCTGTTCCGCGTGGGCATCAGCCAGGACGACAAGGACAGCGCGACAATGGCGGTGCGCGTCAGCCAGGGCGGCCTCGGCCTGCCGGAGCGCGACTTCTATTTCAATCCCGAAGCCGGCGTCGCAAAGTTGCGCACTGCCTACGTCGCGCACATCGCACGCAGCTTCGAACTGCTCGGCCGCAAGCCCAACGATGCGAAGGCGGCTGCCGAAAAGGTGATGGCGTTCGAAACGGCGCTCGCAAAGGCTTCGCGCAAGCTCGAGGATCTGCGCGACCCCGAGAAGAACTACAACAAGATGTCTCCGGCGGAGTTGACGGCCAAATACACGCCGTCGATCGACTGGACCGCGCGCCTGGCCGCGTGGAACCTGAAACCCTCGTACGTGATCGTCGGCCAGCCTGAGTTCTTCGCTGCGGAAGAGAAGCTGCTGCGCGCAACGCCGGTGCCGGTGCTGCAGGACTACCTGCGCTACCACCTGGTCGATTCGTACGCGGAGTACCTGTCGACCGCGTTCGACACCGAATACTTCGATTTCCACGGCCGCGCGATGTCGGGCCAGCAGGAACAGCGTCCGCGCTGGAAGCGCGTGCTCGACGAAGAGAACGATGCGATGGGCATGGTGCTCGGCCGCATCTTCGTCGGTGAATACTTTCCGGCGACGTCGAAGCAGCGTTACGCCGCGATGGTCGAAGCGATCCGCGACACGTACCGCGCGCGCATCGAGCGTCTCGACTGGATGGGCGCGGACACCAAGACCAAGGCGCTGGCAAAGCTCGCATCGATCACGCCGAAGGTCGGCTATCCCGATCACTGGAAGGACTACTCCGCGCTGGTCGTCGGTCGCGAGTCGTATGCGGCGAACGTGATGAATGCGCAGCGCTGGCAGTTCCAGGACAACCTGTCGAAATTCGGCAAGCCGGTCGACCGCACCGAGTGGGACATGACCCCGCAGACGTACAACGCGTACTACAACCCGTCCAACAACGAGATCGTGCTGCCGGCTGCGATCTTCATGGTGCCGGGCGTGCCCGATGCCGAGGTCGATGATGCCGTCGCGTACGGCTACGTTGCCGCGAGCACGATCGGGCACGAGATCACCCACGGTTTCGACGACGAAGGTCGCCAGTTCGACGCCAAGGGCAACCTGTCGGGCTGGTGGACCGCCGAGGACGCCGCGCGCTTCACCACCGCCGCGCAGAAGATGGTCGACCAGTTCAACGCCTACGAACCGCTGCCCGGCCTGCACATCAACGGCAAGGCGAGCCTGGGCGAGAACATCGCCGACTACGGCGGCGTACTGCTGGGCCTTGAAGCCTTCCAGAAGACCGCGCAGTACAAGGAAGGCAAGAGCATGGGCGGACTGACGCCGACGCAGCGCTACTTCCTGGGCTATGCGCTGGGCTGGATGAGCCAGCAGCGCGAGGAGAAGTTGCGTCAGCGCCTCCTGTCCGACGTGCATGCGCCGGCCAAGTGGCGCGTGCTGGGCCCGATGTCGAACATCCCCGAGTTCTACGACGCCTTCCACGTGAAGCCGGGCCAGCCGATGTGGCGTGAACCGGCGGATCGCGTGCGGATCTGGTGA
- a CDS encoding BTAD domain-containing putative transcriptional regulator codes for MLRISLFGSMALATGPESAPEVAVAGRSASLLAYLALGHGRSFSRSELLASLWPDPGASATAGSFNTALWRLRRLLEAPPLAQPGLITTDRRGGIALCPQADVWLDVAEFDDLVEPRLARPVERLTDEDVDALERGVRLYKADLLIELSDDWALRARERYRRNFLNALYRLMQIATIRRQYLDGIGHAQRILDHDPLREDVHRDLMQLFVASGQRALALRQFEHCRELLRRELAIQPMRETQALYRRIADSAVGLHAGGDAPASGERRRATDIALPPMTKPFAIDPTSRDAGMEPLDLLHGARAHLAAADAQLQLSLRLLN; via the coding sequence ATGCTGCGTATTTCCCTGTTCGGGTCCATGGCGCTGGCCACGGGACCGGAGAGCGCACCCGAAGTGGCGGTGGCCGGCCGGAGCGCCAGCCTGCTCGCCTACCTTGCGCTGGGCCACGGCCGAAGCTTCAGTCGGTCGGAACTGCTCGCCAGCCTCTGGCCTGATCCCGGCGCCAGCGCGACCGCCGGCTCGTTCAACACCGCGCTGTGGCGGCTGCGCCGCCTGCTGGAGGCACCCCCGCTGGCGCAGCCCGGGCTCATCACCACCGACCGCCGCGGCGGCATCGCGCTGTGTCCGCAGGCGGACGTGTGGCTGGACGTCGCCGAGTTCGACGACCTGGTGGAACCGCGCCTCGCGCGGCCCGTCGAGCGATTGACCGACGAGGACGTCGACGCGCTCGAACGCGGCGTGCGGCTGTACAAGGCCGACCTGCTGATCGAACTCTCCGACGACTGGGCGCTGCGTGCGCGCGAGCGCTATCGGCGCAACTTCCTCAACGCGCTGTACCGGCTGATGCAGATCGCGACGATCCGTCGCCAGTATCTGGACGGCATCGGCCATGCGCAGCGCATCCTCGACCACGACCCGCTACGCGAAGACGTGCATCGCGACCTCATGCAACTGTTCGTCGCCAGCGGGCAGCGCGCGCTCGCGCTGCGCCAGTTCGAGCATTGTCGCGAACTGCTGCGCCGCGAACTCGCGATCCAGCCCATGCGCGAAACGCAGGCGTTGTATCGGCGCATTGCCGACAGCGCGGTCGGCCTGCACGCGGGCGGGGATGCGCCGGCCTCCGGCGAGCGTCGGCGCGCGACCGACATCGCGCTGCCGCCAATGACGAAGCCTTTCGCGATCGATCCGACATCGCGCGACGCCGGCATGGAGCCGCTCGACCTGCTCCACGGCGCGCGCGCGCACCTGGCCGCCGCGGACGCCCAGCTGCAGTTGAGCCTGCGGCTGCTGAACTGA
- the sigJ gene encoding RNA polymerase sigma factor SigJ, with product MDRATQLFQHHRPRLFGLAYRMLGTPADAEDVLHDAWLRLHAQGVESLDDPEAWLVTVITRLALDRLRRAKSDREHYTGPWLPEPLAPETDQPEAEHERSETLTLSFLLLLERLSPEERAAFLLHEVFDYSHAEAARILDIADDACRQRVHRARTRLREGRPRFNVDAAAQRRLLERFVAAMAQPTFDTLRALFAEDAIHISDGGGLAQATLHPLHGAERLARLYLQLGRHLLQAKVRYELTTLNGEPALLMHEDGGLATAMWIESDGERITAIHALRHPHKLARLAPVTNPPSAASL from the coding sequence ATGGACCGCGCGACACAGCTTTTCCAGCACCATCGGCCCCGCCTGTTCGGCCTGGCCTATCGCATGCTCGGCACGCCCGCTGACGCCGAGGACGTGCTGCACGACGCGTGGCTGCGGCTGCATGCGCAGGGCGTCGAGTCGCTCGACGATCCGGAGGCGTGGCTGGTCACCGTGATCACGCGCCTCGCGCTGGATCGCCTGCGTCGCGCGAAGTCCGACCGCGAGCACTACACCGGGCCGTGGCTGCCCGAACCGCTGGCGCCGGAGACGGATCAGCCCGAGGCCGAGCACGAACGCAGCGAGACGCTCACGCTCTCCTTCCTGCTGCTGCTCGAACGCCTGAGCCCGGAGGAACGCGCGGCGTTCCTGCTGCACGAGGTGTTCGACTACAGCCACGCCGAGGCTGCGCGCATCTTGGACATCGCGGATGACGCCTGCCGGCAGCGCGTGCATCGCGCGAGGACGCGCCTGCGCGAGGGGCGCCCGCGGTTCAACGTCGATGCCGCCGCCCAGCGCCGTCTGCTCGAACGCTTCGTCGCCGCGATGGCGCAGCCGACGTTCGACACGCTGCGTGCGCTGTTCGCCGAGGACGCCATTCACATCAGCGACGGCGGCGGCCTTGCCCAAGCGACGCTGCATCCGCTGCACGGCGCAGAGCGTCTCGCGCGGCTATATCTTCAGCTCGGGCGCCACCTGCTGCAGGCGAAAGTGCGCTACGAGCTCACGACGCTCAACGGCGAGCCGGCGCTGCTCATGCACGAAGACGGCGGCCTGGCGACGGCCATGTGGATCGAGTCCGACGGCGAGCGCATCACCGCGATCCATGCGCTGCGGCATCCGCACAAGCTCGCGCGCCTCGCGCCTGTCACGAATCCGCCGTCTGCAGCGTCCTTGTAG
- a CDS encoding helix-turn-helix transcriptional regulator, which yields MTSLPQRIRRARTAAGLSQSTLAARIGIKRSAVTQWEHPQGTHPSVEHLIRIAIETGTGFEWLATGRGPSELDALDATPALLVDDYAGDEFEAQALGHLRRMPPAKKRMAVAILETIGR from the coding sequence ATGACCTCGTTGCCCCAGCGCATCCGCCGTGCCCGCACGGCTGCCGGCCTCTCCCAGAGCACGTTGGCCGCGCGCATCGGCATCAAGCGCAGCGCGGTCACCCAGTGGGAGCATCCGCAGGGCACGCATCCCAGCGTCGAACACCTGATCCGCATCGCGATCGAAACCGGCACCGGTTTCGAATGGCTCGCGACCGGCCGCGGACCCAGCGAACTCGACGCGCTCGACGCGACGCCGGCGTTATTGGTCGACGACTACGCCGGCGACGAGTTCGAGGCGCAGGCGCTAGGCCATCTGCGCCGCATGCCGCCAGCGAAGAAGCGCATGGCGGTGGCGATCCTGGAGACGATCGGTCGCTGA
- a CDS encoding carboxymuconolactone decarboxylase family protein — MNRFSIQRHYPAMQPLVTLGQRIHEAGRLESALIELVLMRVSQINGCAFCLDMHSKDARAAGETEQRLYLLPAWRETTLYSERERIAFAWAEELTELPSHESVSDALYAKAREHFDEDALVDLTLLVVAINSWNRINIAARTIGGNYKPVARKAETATA, encoded by the coding sequence GTGAACCGTTTTTCCATCCAGCGCCATTACCCCGCCATGCAGCCGCTGGTGACGCTCGGTCAGCGTATCCACGAGGCCGGCCGCCTCGAATCTGCATTGATCGAGCTCGTGCTGATGCGCGTGTCCCAGATCAACGGCTGCGCGTTCTGCCTGGACATGCACAGCAAGGACGCACGCGCCGCCGGCGAGACCGAGCAGCGCCTGTACCTGCTGCCAGCTTGGCGTGAGACCACGCTCTACAGCGAGCGCGAGCGCATCGCCTTCGCCTGGGCCGAGGAACTCACCGAGCTGCCGTCGCACGAGTCCGTTTCGGACGCTCTGTACGCAAAGGCGCGCGAGCACTTCGACGAAGACGCGCTGGTCGACCTCACCCTGCTGGTCGTCGCGATCAACAGCTGGAACCGCATCAACATCGCGGCGCGCACGATCGGCGGCAACTACAAGCCAGTGGCGCGCAAGGCGGAGACGGCGACGGCCTAG
- a CDS encoding DUF2189 domain-containing protein produces MQEPERRDAASDKPFVVPCRTLPWTAPFDWLAAGWRDLRRAPALTFGFGLVLVVISAGIAALAWWLGRFALLAALLSGFVFVAPLLGAALYDVSRTLERGGMPRTTACIARARRIVGQAAVFAIVQMVVLLLWSRAGMMINAFVTVEDGSLHSLLEFIAIDSVIGSVFAAITFAASAFSLPMVADRDVDMITALVSSVNAVLRNKPACATWAALIVALTALGFATAFVGLALVMPWLAYAAWHGYRAILDPRDWPLLD; encoded by the coding sequence ATGCAGGAACCGGAACGCCGCGATGCCGCATCCGACAAGCCCTTCGTCGTGCCCTGTCGAACGCTGCCGTGGACAGCGCCGTTCGACTGGCTGGCGGCCGGATGGCGAGACCTGCGCCGTGCACCGGCGCTGACGTTCGGCTTCGGCCTGGTGCTCGTCGTGATCAGTGCCGGCATCGCGGCGCTCGCGTGGTGGCTGGGACGATTCGCCCTGCTCGCGGCGCTGCTGTCGGGCTTCGTGTTCGTCGCGCCGCTGCTCGGGGCCGCGCTCTACGACGTCAGCCGCACGCTCGAACGCGGTGGCATGCCGCGGACGACCGCCTGCATCGCACGGGCGCGGCGCATCGTCGGACAGGCGGCGGTATTCGCGATCGTGCAGATGGTCGTGCTGCTGCTGTGGTCACGGGCCGGCATGATGATCAACGCGTTCGTGACGGTCGAGGACGGCAGCCTGCATTCGCTGCTCGAATTCATCGCGATCGACTCGGTCATCGGCTCGGTGTTCGCAGCGATCACGTTCGCCGCGAGCGCGTTCTCACTGCCGATGGTGGCCGATCGCGACGTCGACATGATCACCGCCCTGGTGTCGAGCGTGAACGCCGTGCTGCGCAACAAGCCGGCCTGCGCGACGTGGGCGGCGCTGATCGTTGCATTGACGGCGCTCGGCTTTGCGACCGCGTTCGTCGGCCTCGCGCTGGTGATGCCGTGGCTCGCCTACGCGGCCTGGCACGGTTATCGGGCCATCCTCGATCCGCGCGACTGGCCGCTGCTCGATTGA